A window from Halomicrobium urmianum encodes these proteins:
- a CDS encoding glycoside hydrolase family 3 N-terminal domain-containing protein, whose product MTLEETVAQLTSVPASPLTGEADDPDELLDDEGDIDHETARDLLAGGVGHFTRLGGGGGLEPERALEVTEELQEMLVEETRLGIPAVPHEECLSGYMGPDGTTYPQGMGLASTWNPDLVEGMTARIREQLLSIGCRHALSPVLDVARDPRWGRTEESFGEDPLLVAEMASAYVRGLQGESPAEGVSATVKHFVGHAVGEGGKNRSSVQIGERELREVHLFPFEVAVRETGAESVMNAYHDVDGIPCAADESLLTGILRGEWDFDGTVVSDYFSVRFLQEEHGVARDRKEAAIRAVEAGIDVELPQRECYQLLVEAVEDGDLARETVETAARRVLRQKVEKGLFEEYHPDASGDAAVDPPSPDEAFGPDADRDYARDLARESVTLLKNDDLLPLSGDESVAVVGPKADTPEGQLGDYAYAAHYPEKESNRRVVTPRDAFEERLGEDRVAYAEGCTTTGPATDGFDEAVAAAEDSDVAVAFVGARSAISLTDEDEADHEDQPDVPTSGEGADVTDLGLPGVQQDLVEELHETDTPVVVVQISGKPHAVEWIDEHVPAVLHAWLPGEEGGHGVADVLLGEHSPSGRLPVSVAKSVGQLPVYYSRKPNSREEDHVYADSDPLYPFGHGLSYADFEYGDVELADGEVGPAGTVEASITVENAGDVVGSEVVQLYGHHRYPRQARPVQELLGFERVHLEPGESATVTFTVAAGQFAYHDADMDLVVEPGEYELRVGRSAADVESTADLEVVGDRREVPRSGRVYAGESEVER is encoded by the coding sequence GTCGCACAGCTGACCTCGGTCCCCGCCAGCCCGCTGACCGGCGAGGCCGACGACCCCGACGAGCTGCTCGACGACGAGGGCGACATCGACCACGAGACCGCCCGGGACCTCCTGGCCGGCGGCGTCGGCCACTTCACCCGCCTGGGCGGCGGCGGCGGCCTCGAACCCGAGCGTGCCCTCGAGGTGACCGAGGAACTCCAGGAGATGCTCGTCGAGGAGACGCGCCTCGGGATCCCCGCGGTCCCCCACGAGGAGTGTCTCAGCGGCTACATGGGCCCGGACGGGACCACGTACCCCCAGGGCATGGGCCTGGCCAGCACGTGGAACCCCGACCTCGTCGAAGGGATGACGGCCCGTATCCGCGAGCAGTTACTTTCCATCGGCTGCCGCCACGCCCTCTCCCCGGTGCTGGACGTGGCCCGCGACCCGCGGTGGGGCCGCACGGAGGAGTCCTTCGGCGAGGACCCGCTGCTGGTCGCCGAGATGGCCAGCGCCTACGTGCGCGGCCTCCAGGGCGAGAGCCCCGCCGAGGGCGTCTCGGCGACGGTCAAGCACTTCGTCGGCCACGCCGTCGGCGAGGGCGGCAAGAACCGCTCCTCGGTACAGATCGGCGAGCGCGAACTGCGCGAGGTCCACCTGTTCCCCTTCGAGGTCGCCGTCCGCGAGACCGGCGCCGAGTCGGTGATGAACGCCTACCACGACGTCGACGGGATCCCCTGCGCCGCCGACGAGTCGCTGCTGACCGGGATCCTCCGCGGTGAGTGGGACTTCGACGGCACCGTCGTCTCGGACTACTTCAGCGTCCGCTTCCTGCAGGAGGAACACGGCGTCGCCCGCGACCGGAAGGAGGCGGCAATCCGCGCCGTCGAGGCCGGCATCGACGTCGAACTGCCCCAGCGGGAGTGCTACCAGCTGCTCGTCGAGGCCGTCGAGGACGGCGACCTCGCCCGGGAGACCGTCGAGACCGCGGCCCGGCGCGTCCTCCGCCAGAAGGTCGAGAAGGGGCTGTTCGAGGAGTATCACCCCGACGCGAGCGGCGACGCGGCCGTCGATCCACCCTCGCCCGACGAGGCCTTCGGCCCCGACGCCGACCGCGACTACGCCCGCGACCTCGCCCGCGAGTCCGTGACGCTGCTGAAGAACGACGACCTGCTGCCCCTCTCCGGCGACGAGTCCGTCGCCGTCGTCGGTCCGAAGGCCGACACCCCCGAGGGCCAGCTCGGCGACTACGCCTACGCCGCCCACTACCCCGAGAAGGAGTCGAACCGGCGGGTCGTCACGCCCCGGGACGCCTTCGAGGAGCGCCTCGGCGAGGACCGCGTCGCCTACGCGGAGGGCTGCACGACGACCGGCCCGGCGACGGACGGGTTCGACGAGGCCGTCGCCGCCGCCGAGGACAGCGACGTGGCGGTCGCCTTCGTCGGCGCGCGGTCGGCCATCTCGCTCACCGACGAGGACGAGGCCGACCACGAGGACCAGCCCGACGTCCCCACCAGCGGCGAGGGCGCCGACGTCACCGACCTCGGACTACCGGGCGTCCAGCAGGACCTGGTCGAGGAGCTCCACGAGACGGACACGCCGGTCGTCGTGGTCCAGATCAGCGGCAAGCCCCACGCCGTCGAGTGGATCGACGAGCACGTGCCCGCCGTCCTCCACGCGTGGCTGCCCGGCGAGGAGGGCGGCCACGGCGTCGCCGACGTCCTCCTGGGCGAGCACAGCCCGAGCGGTCGGCTGCCCGTCTCCGTCGCGAAGTCGGTCGGTCAGCTCCCCGTCTACTACTCGCGCAAGCCCAACAGCCGCGAGGAAGACCACGTCTACGCCGACAGCGACCCGCTGTATCCCTTCGGCCACGGGCTGAGCTACGCCGACTTCGAGTACGGCGACGTCGAGCTCGCCGACGGCGAAGTCGGTCCCGCGGGGACCGTCGAAGCGTCGATCACCGTCGAGAACGCCGGCGACGTCGTCGGCAGCGAGGTCGTCCAGCTGTACGGTCACCACCGTTACCCGCGCCAGGCCCGGCCGGTCCAGGAGCTGCTGGGCTTCGAGCGGGTCCACCTCGAGCCCGGCGAGTCCGCGACGGTCACCTTCACCGTCGCCGCCGGCCAGTTCGCCTACCACGACGCCGACATGGACCTCGTGGTCGAGCCCGGCGAGTACGAGCTACGGGTCGGGCGCTCCGCGGCCGACGTCGAGTCGACGGCGGACCTCGAAGTCGTCGGTGACCGCCGCGAGGTCCCCCGGAGCGGTCGCGTCTACGCCGGCGAGAGCGAGGTCGAGCGCTAG
- a CDS encoding thioredoxin family protein, with protein MSTTDYDRPVPLDSKDDLDALVADHDRVLVEFHTDGCSICASLEPVLGNVARESDAVVATMNPRDDPVLVDEYDVRSVPKLLLFVDGELRETLEDGFVPTEDLLEFVGDV; from the coding sequence ATGTCCACGACAGACTACGACCGGCCCGTCCCGCTCGATTCGAAGGACGACCTCGACGCCCTCGTCGCCGACCACGACCGCGTCCTCGTCGAGTTCCACACGGACGGGTGTTCCATCTGCGCCTCCCTGGAACCCGTGCTGGGCAACGTCGCCCGCGAGAGCGACGCCGTCGTCGCGACGATGAACCCCCGCGACGACCCCGTGCTGGTCGACGAGTACGACGTCCGGTCGGTTCCGAAGCTCCTGCTGTTCGTCGACGGCGAACTCCGCGAGACGCTCGAAGACGGGTTCGTCCCGACCGAAGACCTCCTCGAGTTCGTCGGCGACGTCTAG